The following are encoded together in the Gordonia insulae genome:
- the yidC gene encoding membrane protein insertase YidC, with amino-acid sequence MLNFIYYPVSWIMWVWHWLFSHITPDTPGGNGVAWALSVVFLVFTLRAILYKPFVKQIRTTKKMQEINPQLQAIRKKYAKDRVKMTEEMQKLQKDHGFNPLLGCLPMLLQIPVFIGLFHVLRSFNRMATGMGQLGMTAEETRSLGNYAFSPELVQNFLDSRLFGVPLSSFITEPVAEFQAFVEPGSPIDFTRTQIAIVVIPMMIIASIATHMNSRASVARQPEAALENPQTRMMNKLALYIFPLGILATGPFFPVAILLYWMSNNIWTYGQQHLVFGRIEKEEEEAKLAKQEKLKANAPKPGARPDPARKQAKVEGDDAPATDVETTSTTVVAETPSGPLSGVQRWLRPNRTASKPAVSEPTASDSAVSETVESTTDDASSPASGSGGGTKPTANSTASAGGATSASGQKSGTAHVAGKNRKGNSKRKKGGRPGGRH; translated from the coding sequence GTGCTGAACTTCATCTACTACCCGGTCTCCTGGATCATGTGGGTCTGGCATTGGCTGTTCAGCCACATCACGCCGGACACCCCAGGCGGCAACGGTGTTGCCTGGGCGCTGTCGGTGGTGTTCCTCGTGTTCACCCTGCGCGCCATCCTCTACAAGCCCTTCGTGAAGCAGATCCGCACCACGAAGAAGATGCAGGAGATCAATCCTCAGCTGCAGGCGATCCGGAAGAAGTACGCCAAGGATCGCGTGAAGATGACCGAGGAGATGCAGAAGCTCCAGAAGGATCACGGGTTCAACCCGCTGCTGGGCTGTCTGCCGATGTTGCTGCAGATTCCGGTGTTCATCGGTCTGTTCCACGTGTTGCGTTCGTTCAACCGGATGGCGACCGGCATGGGACAGCTCGGCATGACCGCCGAGGAGACCCGCTCGCTGGGTAACTACGCGTTCAGTCCGGAACTCGTCCAGAACTTCCTCGACTCGCGACTGTTCGGTGTTCCGCTGTCGTCGTTCATCACCGAGCCGGTTGCCGAGTTCCAGGCCTTCGTCGAGCCGGGTTCGCCGATCGACTTCACGCGCACCCAGATCGCCATCGTGGTCATCCCGATGATGATCATCGCGTCCATCGCGACGCACATGAACTCCCGCGCATCGGTCGCTCGCCAGCCGGAGGCCGCGCTGGAGAATCCGCAGACCCGGATGATGAACAAACTGGCGCTCTACATCTTCCCGCTGGGCATTCTCGCCACCGGTCCGTTCTTCCCGGTGGCGATCCTCCTCTACTGGATGAGTAACAACATCTGGACCTACGGCCAGCAGCATCTGGTGTTCGGTCGCATCGAGAAGGAAGAAGAAGAAGCGAAGCTGGCGAAGCAGGAGAAGTTGAAGGCGAACGCTCCCAAGCCCGGTGCGCGCCCGGATCCCGCACGCAAACAGGCCAAGGTCGAGGGTGATGATGCGCCGGCGACCGACGTCGAGACGACCTCGACCACCGTCGTCGCCGAGACCCCGTCGGGTCCGTTGAGCGGTGTGCAGCGTTGGTTGCGTCCCAACCGCACTGCCTCCAAACCGGCTGTCTCCGAACCGACTGCGTCCGACTCCGCTGTCTCTGAGACGGTCGAATCGACGACCGATGACGCGAGCAGTCCCGCGAGTGGCTCCGGTGGCGGTACGAAGCCGACCGCCAACTCGACCGCGTCCGCCGGCGGCGCGACGTCGGCGTCCGGACAGAAGTCGGGTACCGCACACGTCGCGGGCAAGAACCGCAAGGGCAACTCCAAACGCAAGAAGGGCGGCCGTCCCGGCGGACGCCACTGA
- a CDS encoding ribonuclease P protein component, producing MTTPDLVIHVLPLIGSDDRRGDPRSTGIATVGGPWLGLIVSKAVGNAVIRHRVARRLRAAFMHNRDSYPSSQTMTVIRARPSAAELSSVALGTQLVEALSRRRVREAFESTGATGQTASRVLP from the coding sequence GTGACGACCCCTGACCTCGTTATCCATGTTCTTCCCCTCATCGGTTCCGACGACCGTCGAGGCGACCCACGCAGCACCGGGATCGCCACGGTCGGCGGCCCCTGGCTGGGACTGATCGTGAGCAAGGCCGTCGGCAACGCGGTCATCCGGCATCGGGTGGCACGGCGACTCCGGGCGGCCTTCATGCACAACCGGGACAGTTATCCGTCGTCGCAGACGATGACCGTCATCCGTGCCCGGCCGTCGGCTGCGGAGTTGAGCAGCGTCGCCCTCGGCACGCAGCTCGTCGAAGCCCTCTCCCGACGTCGTGTTCGGGAGGCCTTCGAGTCCACCGGGGCAACGGGACAGACCGCATCGCGGGTTCTGCCGTGA
- the rpmH gene encoding 50S ribosomal protein L34 yields the protein MAKGKRTFQPNNRRRSRVHGFRLRMRTRAGRAIVNGRRSKGRAKLTA from the coding sequence ATGGCCAAGGGAAAGCGGACTTTCCAGCCCAACAACCGTCGTCGTTCGCGCGTGCACGGTTTCCGCTTGCGGATGCGCACTCGCGCCGGCCGTGCCATCGTCAACGGTCGCCGCAGCAAGGGCCGCGCAAAGCTCACCGCCTGA
- the dnaA gene encoding chromosomal replication initiator protein DnaA has protein sequence MMSDRDSFGEIWQSVVAELNNDAAAHDHEPLTRQQKAWLSLVQPLTLAEGFALLTVPTPLVQEQIERNLRDTIRSVLSRHLGQPVDLGVRISTPVVEDPLPDTTTPVIDRLDGTRGTSQIDGAVAAVAAPTPSTAPSGFDGRGERATGPEPADWSTYFAERPTSGQSPSSANLSPKYTFDTFVIGASNRFAHASAVAVAEAPARAYNPLFIWGESGLGKTHLLHAAGHYAQRLFPGMRVKYVSTEEFTNDFINSLRDDRRVAFKRRYRDVDVLLVDDIQFLIGKEGIQEEFFHTFNTLHNASKQIVVSSDRPPKQLATLEDRLRTRFEWGLITDVQPPDLETRIAILRKKAQMDNIAVPDDVLELIASKIERNIRELEGALIRVTAFASLNNAELDKSLAEVVLQALLPNSGTLEVSAASILAITAEYFDISVEELRGPGKTRSIAQARQISMYLCRELTDLSLPKIGETFDRDHTTVMYAERKIRKEMAERRKVYDHVQELTARIKQRAV, from the coding sequence GTGATGAGTGATCGCGATTCGTTCGGCGAGATCTGGCAGAGCGTCGTAGCCGAGCTCAACAACGATGCCGCCGCTCACGACCACGAACCACTGACCCGGCAGCAGAAGGCCTGGCTGTCCCTCGTCCAGCCACTCACCCTCGCCGAGGGTTTCGCCCTGCTGACCGTGCCCACCCCCTTGGTGCAGGAGCAGATCGAGCGCAATCTCCGCGACACCATCCGCTCGGTCCTGAGTCGCCATCTCGGGCAGCCCGTCGATCTGGGTGTGCGCATCTCCACACCCGTCGTCGAGGACCCGCTGCCCGACACCACCACCCCGGTCATCGATCGCCTCGATGGCACCCGCGGCACGTCGCAGATCGACGGCGCGGTCGCCGCCGTGGCGGCACCGACCCCATCCACCGCGCCGAGCGGTTTCGACGGGCGCGGGGAGCGTGCGACCGGACCAGAGCCCGCCGACTGGTCGACGTATTTCGCCGAACGGCCGACCTCCGGACAGTCGCCGTCGAGTGCCAACCTGAGTCCCAAGTACACCTTCGACACCTTCGTCATCGGTGCATCGAACCGCTTCGCCCACGCGTCGGCCGTCGCGGTCGCCGAGGCGCCCGCACGCGCCTACAACCCGTTGTTCATCTGGGGTGAGTCCGGCCTCGGCAAGACCCACCTGCTGCACGCGGCGGGTCACTACGCCCAGCGTCTCTTCCCCGGCATGCGGGTGAAGTACGTCTCCACCGAAGAGTTCACCAACGACTTCATCAACTCGCTGCGCGACGACCGTCGGGTCGCGTTCAAGCGCCGGTACCGCGACGTCGACGTGCTGCTCGTCGACGACATCCAGTTCCTGATCGGCAAAGAAGGTATCCAGGAAGAGTTCTTCCACACCTTCAACACACTGCACAACGCCAGTAAACAGATCGTCGTGTCGTCTGATCGACCGCCGAAACAGCTTGCCACGCTTGAAGATCGGCTACGCACTCGATTCGAGTGGGGCCTCATCACCGACGTCCAGCCGCCGGATCTGGAGACCCGGATCGCGATCCTGCGCAAGAAGGCACAGATGGACAACATCGCCGTGCCCGACGACGTCCTCGAGCTCATCGCCTCGAAGATCGAGCGCAACATCCGCGAACTCGAGGGCGCGCTCATCCGGGTGACCGCGTTCGCGTCGCTGAACAACGCCGAGCTCGACAAGTCGCTGGCCGAGGTCGTCCTGCAGGCACTGCTACCGAACTCCGGCACGCTCGAGGTGAGCGCCGCGAGCATTCTGGCCATCACCGCCGAGTACTTCGACATCTCCGTGGAGGAACTCCGCGGGCCCGGCAAGACCCGCTCCATCGCTCAGGCCCGGCAGATCTCCATGTACCTGTGCCGGGAGCTGACCGACCTCTCCCTGCCCAAGATCGGTGAGACGTTCGACCGCGACCACACCACGGTCATGTACGCCGAGCGCAAGATCCGCAAGGAGATGGCCGAGCGACGCAAGGTCTACGACCACGTCCAGGAGCTCACCGCGCGCATCAAACAACGCGCGGTCTGA
- the dnaN gene encoding DNA polymerase III subunit beta has product MKFRVARDEFADSVAWVARSLPARPPVPVLGCVVLTAGDNGLEVSGFDYEVSAQETVAAEVADSGKVLVSGRLLADITKALPNKPVDVSLDGTRVAITCGSAKFSLPTMPVEDYPELPKPPTVTGTIPAQIFAEAIGQVAVAAGRDDTLPMLTGVRVEIDGNRVVLAATDRFRLAVRELEWDPTAPDTSGAVLVPAKTLSESARTAGSESTGQISLAFGSGSGIGGEGILGILGETKRTTTRLLDAEFPKFRQLLPASHTAVATIDSAPLIEAIKRVALVAERGAQVRMEFNEGSLLLTAGGDEAGKAEEELPVQFQGEPLTIAFNPGYLQDGLSAIGVPSVDFGFTTPSRPAVLRPSTGEEPVADESGAFVAPDSVFTYLLMPVRLPG; this is encoded by the coding sequence ATGAAGTTCCGTGTCGCGCGTGACGAGTTCGCAGATTCCGTTGCCTGGGTGGCCCGAAGCCTGCCGGCGCGTCCGCCGGTTCCGGTTCTGGGCTGTGTGGTGCTGACCGCCGGCGACAACGGCTTGGAGGTCTCGGGATTCGATTACGAGGTCTCCGCGCAGGAGACCGTCGCGGCCGAGGTCGCCGACTCCGGCAAGGTGCTGGTCTCCGGTCGTCTGCTCGCCGACATCACCAAGGCACTGCCCAACAAGCCCGTCGATGTGAGCCTCGACGGCACCCGCGTCGCCATCACCTGCGGCAGCGCCAAGTTCTCCCTGCCGACGATGCCGGTCGAGGACTACCCCGAACTCCCGAAGCCGCCGACGGTCACCGGCACCATCCCGGCCCAGATCTTCGCCGAGGCCATCGGTCAGGTCGCCGTTGCGGCCGGGCGCGACGACACGCTCCCGATGCTCACCGGCGTGCGGGTGGAGATCGACGGCAATCGTGTGGTCCTCGCGGCCACCGACCGTTTCCGCCTCGCTGTGCGCGAGCTCGAATGGGATCCGACCGCACCCGACACCTCGGGCGCCGTGCTCGTACCGGCCAAGACTCTCTCGGAGAGCGCGCGGACCGCCGGATCCGAGTCCACCGGCCAGATCTCGCTCGCATTCGGCAGCGGGTCCGGCATCGGCGGCGAGGGCATTCTGGGCATCCTGGGCGAGACCAAGCGCACCACCACCCGCCTCCTCGACGCCGAGTTCCCCAAGTTCCGTCAGTTGCTGCCGGCCAGCCACACCGCCGTCGCGACCATCGACAGCGCGCCGCTGATCGAGGCCATCAAGCGCGTGGCCCTGGTCGCCGAGCGTGGCGCGCAGGTCCGGATGGAGTTCAACGAAGGAAGCCTGTTGCTGACCGCGGGCGGCGACGAGGCCGGCAAGGCCGAGGAAGAACTCCCGGTGCAGTTCCAGGGTGAGCCGCTCACCATCGCGTTCAACCCGGGATATCTGCAGGACGGGCTGTCGGCGATCGGCGTGCCCTCCGTCGACTTCGGGTTCACCACTCCCAGTCGGCCGGCCGTGCTGCGCCCCTCCACCGGCGAGGAGCCGGTCGCGGACGAGTCGGGGGCGTTCGTCGCACCGGACAGCGTCTTCACCTACCTGCTCATGCCGGTTCGCCTTCCCGGCTGA